From Syntrophorhabdaceae bacterium, one genomic window encodes:
- a CDS encoding NADH-quinone oxidoreductase subunit A, producing the protein MLEYVAIFVMMCLAGIIAAVIIGASHLLGDRTKSKVKLAPYECGMTTSGPTRRIMTIRYYIVAMLFLVFDIEIIFLYPWAVISRKLGLFGFIEMLVFVFILFIGYIYIWKKGALEWE; encoded by the coding sequence ATGCTCGAGTATGTAGCAATCTTTGTCATGATGTGCCTTGCCGGAATCATTGCGGCCGTGATAATCGGAGCCTCACACCTCCTCGGGGACAGGACGAAAAGCAAGGTAAAACTCGCACCCTACGAATGCGGCATGACGACAAGCGGTCCCACCCGCAGGATCATGACCATTCGGTACTATATCGTGGCCATGTTATTCCTCGTCTTCGATATTGAAATTATCTTCCTCTATCCCTGGGCTGTCATTTCCCGCAAACTGGGGCTTTTCGGGTTCATCGAGATGCTGGTCTTCGTTTTCATACTTTTCATAGGATATATCTACATCTGGAAAAAAGGTGCTTTGGAATGGGAGTAG
- a CDS encoding thioredoxin domain-containing protein, translated as MNRLANERSAYLKHAAHQKIDWYPWSDEAFERAARENKPVFLSSGAVWCHWCHVMAKESFENEELAAILNEHFVAVKLDRDERPDIDRRYQQAVAAMGQSGGWPLSVFLTPEKKPFFGGTYFPPVDSHGMPGFGTVLVAISRYYAEKRGEIEEQGRLFLDALKMDGAPKASLSSPATDEAAQKMLASFDKTCGGFGDTPKFPMSGAIEFLLGRYFFTGDENLADMLEKTLSAMAGGGFHDHIGGGFHRYSTDKAWGVPHFEKMADDNAWLLRNYCDGYRTFKDPRFKDVARGIITFVDRELSHPEGGFYASMDADVTPDDEGGYFTWTREDFKRVLTDEEFSLLSAHLFDPGRTVHHDPSRVVLSLCATADEIATRTGMDAAHVTNVLQRGKDKLLAQRDRRQKPFIDTALYTSLNGMMISAYCRAYRTFGDRRILDRAVVSLARIRALNVREGELYHSEGVKALLDDYIHLCDAFLAVYEATGERGCLTEARNLIDRCIDCFWDTEGAGFFDTEGEVIGIRLKGIEDVPRPSANALAIILLLKFAAISGDSNRYRKHAENALKAFLSDAISMSIHGAYFFCALDAFFRLVKLEVRSGAGSQVAEAALFAHHPYSFVTYDAAGENVVIPCIGTTCYEPLASGEKVKEFLKDCSRF; from the coding sequence ATGAACAGGCTTGCCAATGAAAGGTCGGCGTACCTCAAGCATGCCGCGCATCAGAAGATAGACTGGTATCCATGGTCCGATGAGGCCTTCGAAAGGGCGGCGCGGGAGAACAAACCGGTGTTCCTGAGTTCCGGCGCCGTCTGGTGCCATTGGTGCCATGTCATGGCGAAGGAGAGCTTTGAGAACGAGGAACTGGCAGCGATCCTCAATGAGCATTTTGTCGCCGTCAAGCTTGACCGCGACGAGCGGCCTGACATCGATCGCCGCTACCAGCAGGCCGTTGCCGCGATGGGTCAGAGCGGAGGGTGGCCGCTGAGCGTTTTCCTGACCCCCGAGAAGAAGCCTTTTTTCGGGGGGACCTATTTCCCTCCCGTGGATAGTCACGGCATGCCGGGATTCGGGACGGTTCTTGTGGCGATAAGCCGGTATTACGCGGAGAAGAGGGGCGAGATCGAAGAGCAGGGCAGGCTGTTTCTCGATGCCCTCAAGATGGACGGCGCCCCGAAAGCGTCCCTTTCCTCCCCCGCCACTGATGAGGCGGCACAGAAGATGCTGGCGTCATTCGATAAGACATGCGGGGGTTTTGGGGACACCCCGAAATTCCCCATGTCGGGCGCCATCGAATTTCTTCTGGGAAGGTATTTCTTTACAGGCGATGAAAACCTTGCCGACATGCTGGAGAAGACACTTTCGGCGATGGCCGGAGGCGGTTTTCATGACCACATAGGGGGAGGTTTCCATCGTTATTCCACAGACAAGGCCTGGGGTGTGCCTCACTTTGAAAAGATGGCTGACGACAATGCCTGGCTCCTGAGGAATTACTGTGATGGGTATCGGACCTTCAAGGATCCCCGCTTCAAAGACGTGGCCCGGGGTATAATCACTTTCGTCGACAGGGAACTCTCCCATCCCGAGGGCGGTTTCTATGCCAGCATGGATGCCGACGTGACGCCCGATGACGAGGGAGGATATTTCACGTGGACCCGGGAGGATTTCAAGCGGGTCCTGACCGATGAGGAGTTCTCCCTGTTGTCGGCGCATCTCTTCGATCCGGGCAGAACGGTGCACCACGATCCATCCAGGGTCGTGCTCTCTCTTTGCGCGACGGCTGACGAGATCGCCACGAGAACGGGGATGGACGCCGCTCATGTAACGAATGTGCTGCAGCGGGGGAAAGATAAGCTTCTCGCCCAGCGGGACAGGAGGCAGAAGCCCTTCATCGATACCGCTCTCTATACCTCCCTCAATGGCATGATGATATCGGCATATTGCAGGGCCTACAGGACATTCGGCGACAGGAGGATCCTCGACAGGGCCGTTGTGAGCCTCGCCAGGATCCGCGCTCTCAACGTGCGGGAGGGGGAACTTTACCATTCTGAAGGCGTGAAGGCCTTGCTCGACGATTATATTCATCTCTGCGACGCCTTTCTTGCCGTGTACGAGGCAACGGGGGAAAGAGGCTGCCTTACAGAGGCCCGGAACCTTATCGACAGGTGCATCGATTGTTTCTGGGACACCGAAGGAGCAGGGTTTTTTGACACAGAGGGAGAGGTTATCGGAATACGCCTCAAGGGCATTGAGGACGTGCCACGGCCGTCGGCAAATGCCCTTGCCATAATTCTCCTTCTCAAGTTTGCGGCGATCTCCGGCGACAGCAACAGGTACAGGAAACATGCTGAGAATGCCCTGAAGGCGTTCCTCTCCGACGCGATATCCATGTCCATTCACGGAGCCTACTTTTTCTGTGCCCTCGATGCCTTTTTCCGTCTCGTAAAGCTCGAAGTCCGAAGCGGTGCAGGGTCGCAGGTCGCCGAAGCCGCCCTTTTTGCGCACCACCCTTATTCCTTCGTCACCTACGATGCCGCCGGAGAAAATGTCGTCATCCCCTGTATCGGCACAACCTGCTACGAACCGCTCGCCTCCGGCGAGAAGGTGAAGGAATTTCTTAAAGACTGTTCCAGGTTTTAG
- a CDS encoding NADH-quinone oxidoreductase subunit C, protein MSDNSDFLKILTGKAAGIKIVPTPPGEPSAMVDRGSIREVLDHLRYDRDLSFNMLVDLFAVDYTGEEPRFEVVYILRSTKHNARIVVKTRTGDEGIDTVSDLWPAANFLEREIYDMFGLPFANHPDLRRIYTPDDFVGHPLRKEFPLEGDDFDKPFVVDLEKE, encoded by the coding sequence ATGAGCGATAACAGCGATTTTCTGAAAATACTCACCGGTAAAGCAGCAGGAATAAAGATCGTACCGACGCCCCCCGGCGAGCCGAGTGCAATGGTGGACAGGGGCAGCATACGTGAAGTCCTCGATCATCTCAGGTACGACCGGGACCTCTCCTTCAACATGCTTGTCGACCTTTTTGCCGTGGATTACACGGGTGAAGAACCAAGGTTCGAGGTCGTATATATCCTGCGCTCAACGAAGCATAACGCGAGGATTGTCGTAAAGACCAGAACCGGGGACGAGGGTATCGACACGGTAAGCGACCTGTGGCCGGCGGCCAACTTTCTTGAAAGGGAGATCTACGACATGTTCGGTCTGCCTTTCGCTAACCATCCCGATCTGCGCAGGATATATACGCCCGATGATTTTGTCGGTCATCCGCTGCGCAAGGAGTTTCCCCTCGAAGGCGATGATTTTGACAAGCCCTTCGTGGTGGACCTGGAGAAGGAATAA
- a CDS encoding DUF502 domain-containing protein codes for MSIANHVKKKFITGLLVLIPLIVTAYIVYLVVSFIENFIGPALRNIFLQVFQREVYITGTACIIFVVITYLTGLFVSNYFGKTVFFRGEKLVKRIPIIKSIYGSVKDMMEAFSSEKIQSFKEVVLIEFPFPGRYAIGLVTNRVEIKGVQHCSVFVPTTPNPTSGYIILAKEDDLLFLDMATDDALKYIISLGTSRSGSIWNGKRS; via the coding sequence ATGAGTATCGCTAATCACGTGAAAAAGAAGTTCATTACCGGGCTTCTGGTGCTGATCCCCCTTATTGTGACAGCCTATATCGTCTACCTCGTGGTCTCCTTCATCGAGAACTTTATTGGGCCGGCCCTGAGGAACATCTTTTTGCAGGTATTTCAGCGCGAGGTCTATATAACGGGAACAGCATGCATCATTTTTGTCGTTATCACCTACCTCACCGGCCTTTTCGTCTCCAATTATTTCGGGAAGACCGTTTTTTTCCGGGGAGAAAAACTGGTAAAAAGGATTCCCATCATCAAGAGCATTTACGGCTCTGTCAAGGACATGATGGAAGCTTTCTCTTCAGAGAAGATACAATCCTTCAAGGAGGTTGTCCTCATCGAATTCCCTTTTCCGGGCAGGTATGCGATAGGTCTTGTCACGAACAGGGTGGAGATCAAGGGAGTACAGCATTGCTCGGTCTTCGTGCCGACCACGCCGAACCCCACATCGGGATACATCATCCTCGCGAAGGAGGATGACCTGCTTTTTCTTGATATGGCCACGGACGATGCGCTGAAATACATTATCTCGCTGGGGACCTCCCGGAGCGGATCCATATGGAACGGGAAAAGATCATAG
- a CDS encoding prolyl oligopeptidase family serine peptidase, whose amino-acid sequence MDLIFKDAQYSFQALRTLSAAAGGAADIGECLKTAYRIKEGDDESWYREWLLTAQQRRKAADDLASRGKSISAFREYLKASNYYRAAEFFLHKNPGDHRILATWRESRESFLRAAKLSRSPIIPVEIPFENTTLPGYYCLVDGKEVKRPLLIIQTGFDGTGEELYHSVAIFAIERGYNCLIFEGPGQGRVIREQKIPFRHNWETVVTPVVDFALAQKEVDPQRVAIMGISFGGYLVPRAMAFEKRIGFCIANGGVYDFHKTARLTPELEAMIDSKEASEAFDKETYEMMQNNPSSRWAIGNGMFTFHARSPSEWFRMTRAYTLKGVADRITCRMLVVDSQDDRDMPGQSKALFDALKGPKDFLLFTREEGAEEHCQIGASFLSNALILDWLDDAMKTRR is encoded by the coding sequence ATGGACCTCATCTTTAAAGATGCGCAATACTCTTTCCAGGCCCTGAGGACACTGTCCGCAGCCGCCGGCGGCGCTGCCGACATCGGGGAATGCCTCAAGACCGCATACCGCATCAAGGAAGGTGACGATGAAAGCTGGTACCGCGAATGGCTCCTCACGGCACAGCAGCGAAGGAAAGCAGCGGACGATCTGGCTTCGCGCGGCAAGAGCATAAGCGCATTCAGGGAATACCTCAAGGCGTCCAATTATTACCGGGCGGCCGAGTTCTTTCTCCACAAGAACCCGGGCGACCATCGCATCCTTGCAACGTGGCGCGAGAGCCGCGAGAGTTTTCTCAGGGCGGCAAAGCTTTCTCGTTCGCCCATAATCCCCGTAGAGATCCCCTTCGAAAACACAACTCTTCCCGGCTATTACTGCCTGGTCGACGGCAAAGAGGTGAAACGGCCCCTTCTCATTATCCAGACCGGCTTTGACGGAACGGGTGAAGAACTCTATCATTCCGTGGCGATCTTCGCCATTGAGAGGGGGTACAACTGTCTTATCTTCGAAGGGCCGGGACAGGGGCGCGTCATACGTGAACAGAAAATACCCTTTCGCCACAACTGGGAGACCGTGGTCACCCCCGTTGTTGATTTTGCCCTCGCACAGAAGGAAGTGGACCCCCAACGTGTAGCGATCATGGGGATCAGCTTCGGCGGATACCTGGTGCCGAGGGCCATGGCCTTTGAAAAACGTATCGGGTTCTGCATCGCCAATGGCGGCGTTTACGATTTCCATAAAACCGCGCGGCTTACACCGGAACTTGAAGCGATGATCGACTCGAAAGAAGCGTCCGAGGCCTTCGACAAGGAGACTTATGAAATGATGCAGAACAACCCCTCATCGCGATGGGCGATCGGCAACGGCATGTTCACCTTCCATGCAAGAAGCCCGTCGGAGTGGTTCCGGATGACACGGGCCTACACGCTTAAGGGAGTTGCGGACAGGATCACCTGCAGGATGCTCGTCGTCGATTCCCAGGACGACAGGGACATGCCCGGGCAGTCAAAGGCACTCTTCGATGCACTCAAAGGCCCCAAAGACTTTTTACTTTTCACCAGGGAAGAAGGAGCGGAAGAACACTGTCAGATAGGGGCTTCCTTCCTATCAAACGCACTCATCCTCGACTGGCTGGATGATGCGATGAAAACAAGACGATGA
- a CDS encoding DedA family protein, producing MEAYIAKYGYIGIFVGTFLEGETTVLLGGIFSRLGYMNILMVMFYAFAGTLAGDCTFFSIGRCFGKTIIDRFEFIRNKVPLANRIIKHYGNFIIFTIRFLVGIRAVVLILLGCTNMKIGRFLLFSVLNSICWSILVGLIGYLFGRVVVVFVDDIKKYETVIVPVVLGLVVLFILVYRHIVNKKERETYGDQ from the coding sequence ATGGAAGCATATATCGCAAAATACGGTTACATCGGCATATTTGTCGGTACTTTTCTCGAGGGAGAAACAACGGTCCTCCTCGGCGGTATCTTTTCGCGGCTGGGATACATGAACATTCTCATGGTCATGTTCTATGCTTTTGCGGGAACACTGGCGGGAGACTGCACCTTTTTCTCCATAGGAAGGTGCTTCGGAAAGACCATCATAGACCGCTTCGAGTTTATCAGGAACAAGGTGCCTCTTGCGAACAGGATCATTAAACACTATGGGAACTTCATCATATTCACCATCCGGTTTCTTGTGGGAATAAGAGCCGTTGTTCTCATCCTTCTCGGGTGCACGAACATGAAGATAGGCAGGTTCCTCCTGTTCAGCGTCCTCAATTCCATCTGCTGGAGCATCCTCGTGGGCCTCATCGGATATCTCTTCGGCAGGGTTGTCGTTGTCTTTGTCGATGATATCAAGAAATATGAAACAGTGATCGTGCCGGTGGTCCTCGGTCTCGTTGTATTATTTATTCTTGTATACCGGCACATAGTCAACAAAAAGGAGAGGGAGACCTATGGAGATCAATGA
- the nuoD gene encoding NADH dehydrogenase (quinone) subunit D, which translates to MADTKYMTINMGPQHPATHGVLRVVLELDGETVISSTPHIGYLHRGIEKIFENRTYWQGQPLTDRLDYTSGMSNNLAYCLAVEKLLGIEIPKRAQYIRVMLCELQRIAAHLLWVATHALDMGAMTVLFYGFRERENCLKVLETVSGARLMPDYIRFGGLREELPDGFIGMAKSFIEELPGRIDEYETLLTENVIWKGRTKGVGILSAEDAIGYGVTGPVLRASGVNYDVRKAYPYSSYEEFDFEIPLGTNCDIYDRYLVRLQEMRQSIRIVTQAMDRLPEGPIKVDAPEYVAPEKEDVGKDMAALIRHFKIMADGIKPPKGEAYASIESSKGELGFYIVSDGSETPYRVRIRPPSFLNLGSIAKMIEGALVADVVAAIGSADIVLGEIDK; encoded by the coding sequence ATGGCTGACACCAAGTACATGACCATCAACATGGGGCCGCAGCATCCCGCTACCCACGGGGTATTGAGGGTTGTCCTCGAGCTTGACGGCGAAACCGTTATATCGAGCACACCTCATATCGGGTACCTCCATCGCGGCATAGAAAAGATCTTTGAGAACAGGACCTACTGGCAGGGCCAGCCGCTTACGGACAGGCTGGACTACACGAGCGGCATGTCCAACAACCTGGCCTATTGTCTGGCCGTAGAGAAGCTCCTCGGTATCGAGATACCCAAACGGGCCCAGTATATCCGTGTTATGCTCTGCGAACTCCAGCGCATTGCCGCACATCTCCTGTGGGTCGCGACGCACGCCCTCGATATGGGCGCGATGACCGTTCTCTTCTATGGGTTCCGTGAAAGGGAAAACTGCCTCAAGGTATTGGAGACGGTTTCCGGCGCCAGATTGATGCCGGATTATATACGCTTCGGCGGCCTCAGGGAAGAGCTTCCCGATGGATTTATCGGCATGGCGAAGTCATTCATCGAAGAATTGCCGGGAAGGATCGATGAGTACGAAACCCTTCTCACGGAAAACGTAATATGGAAGGGAAGGACGAAAGGCGTCGGCATTCTGAGCGCCGAAGACGCCATCGGGTACGGCGTCACCGGCCCCGTTCTCAGGGCTTCCGGTGTCAATTATGACGTTCGCAAGGCATATCCCTACTCGAGCTATGAGGAATTCGATTTTGAGATACCTCTTGGCACGAACTGCGATATATACGACCGGTACCTTGTGCGGCTGCAGGAGATGAGGCAGTCCATAAGGATCGTCACCCAGGCTATGGATAGGCTCCCGGAGGGGCCAATAAAAGTTGATGCTCCTGAATATGTGGCCCCGGAGAAGGAAGATGTGGGCAAAGACATGGCCGCCCTTATCCGCCACTTCAAGATAATGGCCGACGGTATCAAGCCGCCGAAGGGCGAGGCATACGCCTCGATCGAGTCTTCAAAGGGTGAGCTGGGGTTCTATATCGTCAGTGACGGCTCGGAGACGCCCTACCGGGTAAGGATCCGTCCGCCTTCATTTCTCAATCTCGGCTCCATAGCGAAGATGATCGAGGGAGCTCTGGTGGCCGACGTAGTGGCAGCGATAGGAAGCGCCGACATAGTTCTCGGCGAAATCGATAAATAA
- a CDS encoding NADH-quinone oxidoreductase subunit B: protein MGVEKNVLVTSLDWIINWSRKNSLFPVTFGLACCALEMMVASSAEYDIARFGAEVFRPSPRQSDLMIVAGTLTKKMAPVVRRIYEQMPNPKWVIAYGACASSGGIFKSYSVVQGVDQIIPVDVYVPGCPPRPEALLKGIIELQKKIQKETIKDRPLISLPGKSA, encoded by the coding sequence ATGGGAGTAGAAAAGAACGTATTGGTAACGTCCCTTGACTGGATCATAAACTGGTCCAGGAAGAATTCTCTCTTCCCCGTCACGTTCGGCCTTGCCTGTTGCGCCCTCGAGATGATGGTGGCAAGTTCCGCGGAGTACGATATCGCCCGCTTTGGCGCTGAAGTATTCCGCCCGTCGCCGAGGCAATCCGATCTGATGATAGTGGCAGGAACACTGACGAAAAAAATGGCCCCTGTGGTTCGGAGGATTTACGAACAGATGCCGAACCCCAAATGGGTCATTGCATATGGAGCATGCGCATCATCGGGCGGCATCTTCAAATCATACAGCGTCGTGCAGGGGGTCGATCAGATAATACCCGTGGACGTTTACGTTCCCGGATGTCCCCCGCGGCCCGAGGCTTTGCTGAAGGGCATAATAGAGCTTCAAAAGAAGATCCAGAAAGAAACCATCAAGGACAGACCCCTGATATCACTGCCGGGGAAGAGCGCATGA
- a CDS encoding twin-arginine translocase subunit TatC: protein MEREKIIGALTGVRKVFLKSLAFIAVAGVVSFIYSKEMLLLLVKATGIKVYYLTIQEVFLATVQLALFAGIFFALPVIIFFAWYEMKGLYKIKPVYGYLLVFAAIILFYGGSLFCFKVVLPSGITFLVTGYESQVLKAMISVERYLTFSAAMIFAFGITFEVPLILLALGKLGIVKARMLVRTRRYAILGIVVASALITPTPDVYNLTLLAGPMYIFYEIGILLVKMVERQKAMDP, encoded by the coding sequence ATGGAACGGGAAAAGATCATAGGCGCCCTTACAGGGGTGAGGAAGGTTTTCCTCAAGTCACTTGCCTTTATCGCAGTCGCCGGGGTTGTCAGCTTCATCTATTCAAAAGAAATGCTCCTGCTCCTCGTCAAGGCGACAGGCATCAAGGTCTATTACCTGACCATTCAGGAGGTGTTTCTTGCCACCGTTCAGCTCGCCCTCTTTGCCGGCATTTTCTTCGCCCTTCCCGTCATCATCTTCTTTGCCTGGTACGAGATGAAGGGGTTGTACAAGATCAAGCCCGTCTATGGGTACCTTCTTGTGTTCGCGGCCATAATACTCTTTTACGGTGGCAGTCTCTTCTGTTTCAAGGTGGTGCTTCCCTCGGGCATAACGTTTCTCGTCACAGGTTATGAGAGCCAGGTCCTCAAGGCCATGATATCCGTAGAACGCTATCTCACTTTTTCCGCGGCCATGATCTTCGCATTCGGTATCACATTCGAGGTGCCCCTCATTCTCCTCGCCCTGGGAAAGCTTGGGATCGTCAAGGCAAGAATGCTCGTGCGCACAAGGCGATATGCCATTCTGGGCATTGTCGTAGCTTCGGCGCTCATCACTCCCACCCCCGATGTGTACAATCTTACTCTCCTGGCAGGCCCGATGTATATCTTCTATGAGATCGGCATACTTCTCGTGAAGATGGTAGAAAGGCAGAAGGCGATGGACCCCTGA
- a CDS encoding lytic transglycosylase domain-containing protein, protein MKHVGPVVRSLFIPITLGMVFMVGFFNVSVLSAQSVPKKTNANIEKRMGDLEKDVMRLQRQADLFNLDALPDNLVLCEKKIPLYRGDVRERFEREFFQFLENRGLLTIVIKRYYKYLPMISEEVRRMGVPSDLIYVAVTESYLNPRAVSRANAGGMWQFIKETGKREGLIVNEHIDERFNVKTATRSALTHLKRLNGEFNDWLLAMCAYNAGPGRVREVIENQATRDFFDMYLPEETERYVFRVLALKEIIANRERYGIKIDDKDLYRPVILSEVTIEASREFPSYILAKAMDAPYRTFRINNIHLRRYRLPKGLYRINVPVEKKDIFIKKMKSHDYIEVR, encoded by the coding sequence GTGAAGCACGTAGGGCCGGTGGTGCGGTCCCTCTTCATTCCCATCACCCTCGGTATGGTGTTCATGGTCGGTTTTTTCAACGTATCGGTCCTTTCCGCCCAGAGTGTTCCGAAGAAGACGAATGCGAACATAGAGAAACGAATGGGTGACCTTGAAAAGGACGTGATGAGGCTTCAGCGACAGGCCGATCTTTTCAATCTCGACGCCCTGCCGGATAACCTGGTGCTTTGCGAAAAGAAGATCCCCCTGTACAGAGGGGACGTTCGGGAGCGTTTCGAGCGTGAGTTCTTTCAATTCCTGGAGAACAGAGGATTGCTGACGATTGTTATTAAACGCTACTACAAGTACCTCCCCATGATTTCCGAAGAGGTTCGTCGCATGGGCGTGCCTTCGGACCTCATCTATGTCGCCGTAACCGAGAGCTACCTGAATCCAAGGGCCGTATCCCGCGCAAACGCGGGGGGTATGTGGCAGTTCATAAAGGAAACGGGCAAACGGGAAGGCCTAATCGTCAACGAGCATATCGACGAACGGTTCAACGTGAAAACTGCCACCCGTTCCGCCTTAACGCACCTCAAGAGACTCAACGGCGAGTTCAACGACTGGCTTCTCGCTATGTGCGCCTACAATGCGGGTCCGGGGCGTGTGAGGGAGGTCATCGAGAACCAGGCTACCAGGGATTTTTTCGACATGTACCTTCCGGAAGAGACGGAGCGCTATGTCTTCAGGGTCCTCGCATTGAAGGAGATCATTGCGAACCGTGAGCGTTATGGAATTAAGATAGATGACAAGGACCTTTACCGACCCGTCATCCTCTCGGAGGTAACCATCGAGGCCAGCAGGGAATTCCCGTCTTACATCCTCGCGAAGGCGATGGACGCTCCCTACAGGACCTTCAGGATCAACAACATTCACCTCAGAAGATACCGTCTCCCCAAGGGCCTGTATCGGATAAATGTTCCCGTGGAAAAGAAAGATATATTCATAAAGAAAATGAAAAGCCACGATTATATCGAAGTGAGGTGA